From Proteiniborus sp. MB09-C3, the proteins below share one genomic window:
- a CDS encoding manganese catalase family protein yields MWIYEKKLEYPVKVNTTNPTLAAMIIEQFGGPDGELSAGIRYLTQRWTMPTGKAKAVLNDIGTEELAHWEIIGTLVYKLTKDATIEQIKGTPFEAHYVNHGKSPFPHNAGGQAWTASYIQSKADPVTDLHEDMAAEQKARTTYEYLIRVSDDPGVIDTLRFLREREVVHFQRFGEALCIVQEHMCSKKHY; encoded by the coding sequence ATGTGGATTTATGAAAAAAAGCTAGAATATCCAGTTAAAGTAAATACTACTAACCCAACCCTGGCCGCTATGATTATAGAACAATTTGGTGGTCCAGATGGTGAACTCTCTGCAGGTATTAGATATCTTACTCAGAGATGGACTATGCCTACAGGAAAAGCAAAAGCTGTATTAAATGATATTGGTACAGAGGAACTAGCCCATTGGGAGATCATAGGTACACTTGTTTATAAATTAACTAAAGATGCTACTATTGAGCAGATAAAAGGAACTCCCTTTGAGGCTCATTATGTAAATCATGGCAAAAGTCCATTCCCACATAATGCTGGCGGTCAAGCTTGGACTGCTTCATATATTCAATCTAAAGCCGATCCAGTAACTGACCTACATGAAGATATGGCAGCTGAACAAAAAGCAAGAACAACCTATGAATATCTAATACGTGTAAGTGATGACCCTGGTGTCATAGATACTCTAAGATTTTTAAGAGAAAGAGAAGTAGTACATTTTCAAAGATTTGGAGAGGCTCTTTGCATAGTACAGGAGCATATGTGTAGTAAAAAGCATTACTAG
- a CDS encoding spore coat protein CotJB, translating to MKNNQAELLEQLMEVGFVLVETNLYLDTHPEDERALRLHNTFSQKYDELTCFYESQYGPLKFTSMSRFPWQYVDEPWPWDVDFGKCRC from the coding sequence ATGAAAAATAACCAAGCAGAACTGCTTGAACAGCTTATGGAGGTAGGATTTGTATTAGTAGAAACTAATTTATATCTAGATACTCATCCAGAGGATGAAAGGGCATTGAGACTTCATAATACTTTTTCTCAAAAATATGATGAGCTTACCTGTTTCTATGAATCACAATATGGCCCATTGAAGTTTACAAGTATGAGTAGATTTCCATGGCAGTATGTAGATGAACCTTGGCCATGGGATGTAGATTTTGGAAAATGTAGATGCTAA
- a CDS encoding spore coat associated protein CotJA produces the protein MKNKDNCIYCIPPMEPYTRLANAYVPFQIMDKVFCPAEALKKGTLFPELHEPYKKEIYCK, from the coding sequence ATGAAAAACAAGGACAATTGTATATACTGTATTCCGCCTATGGAGCCATATACAAGACTTGCTAATGCCTACGTACCATTTCAAATTATGGATAAAGTTTTCTGTCCTGCTGAGGCGTTAAAAAAAGGAACATTGTTCCCAGAGCTTCATGAGCCATATAAAAAAGAAATATATTGTAAATAA